In a single window of the Cuculus canorus isolate bCucCan1 chromosome 25, bCucCan1.pri, whole genome shotgun sequence genome:
- the ZNF652 gene encoding zinc finger protein 652, whose product MSQTANSCQQLVENCAAHVAGMAQEDSRRGQVPPTFYHGASQELDLSTKVYKRESGSPYSVLVDSKMSKPHLHDREEQPYFRENRSVGEVRAVKEDRENSDDSEEEEDEVAYKREQIIVEVNLNNQTLNVSKGEKGVPSQSKETAVLKTSSEEEEGDSGEEATEDSSDYEENERQKKKEKRVEKGSVAQRRTRRAASAAAATTSPSPRTTRGRRKSVEPPKRKKKAAKEPKAPVQKSKCDEKETLTCEKCPRVFNTRWYLEKHMNVTHRRMQICDKCGKKFVLESELSLHQQTDCEKNIQCFSCNKSFKKLWSLHEHIKIVHGYAEKKFSCEICEKKFYTMAHVRKHMVAHTKDMPFTCETCGKSFKRSMSLKVHSLQHSGEKPFRCENCDERFQYKYQLRSHMSIHIGHKQFMCQWCGKDFNMKQYFDEHMKTHTGEKPFICEICGKSFTSRPNMKRHRRTHTGEKPYPCDVCGQRFRFSNMLKAHKEKCFRVTSPVNVSTAVQIPLSTTSPATTVPAVVNAPTAPTPPINLNPVSALPPRPIPHPYSHLHLHPHPHHPHHLLVPPVPHLPPPPALFKSEPLNHRGQSEDNFLRHLAEKNSSAQHH is encoded by the exons ATGAGTCAAACGGCCAATTCTTGCCAGCAGTTGGTTGAAAACTGTGCCGCGCATGTAGCAGGGATGGCGCAAGAGGACAGTCGCCGTGGTCAAGTGCCACCCACGTTTTATCATGGTGCCAGCCAGGAACTCGATCTGTCCACCAAAGTGTACAAGAGGGAGTCAGGAAGCCCTTACTCTGTGTTGGTGGACAGCAAAATGAGTAAACCACATCTCCATGACAGAGAGGAGCAGCCATATTTCAGGGAGAACAGATCGGTAGGAGAGGTCCGGGCTGTGAAAGAAGATAGAGAAAACTCTGACGactctgaggaggaggaagatgaagtgGCTTACAAAAGGGAGCAGATTATAGTAGAGGTAAACCTTAACAACCAAACATTAAATGTATCAAAAGGGGAGAAgggtgtcccctcccagtccaaaGAGACTGCTGTTCTTAAGACCAgcagtgaggaagaggagggtgacAGTGGGGAAGAGGCCACTGAAGACAGTAGTGATTATGAGGAAAAtgagaggcagaagaaaaaggagaaaagagtggaaaaaggTAGTGTTGCACAAAGGAGAACGAGGAGAGCTgcatctgctgcagcagccaccacttccccgTCACCCAGAACTACACGGGGTCGTAGAAAGAGTGTGGAGCCCCCCAAGCGTaagaagaaagctgcaaagGAGCCCAAGGCACCTGTGCAGAAATCAAAGTGTGACGAGAAAGAGACTTTAACCTGTGAGAAGTGCCCCAGGGTGTTTAACACACGCTGGTACCTGGAGAAGCACATGAACGTCACTCACAGGCGCATGCAGATCTGCGACAAATGTGGGAAGAAATTTGTTCTAGAAAGTGAGCTGTCCCTTCACCAGCAAACagactgtgaaaaaaacatccaG TGCTTTTCCTGTAATAAATCATTCAAGAAGCTCTGGTCCCTCCATGAACACATCAAGATTGTCCATGGATACGCAGAAAAGAAATTCTCCTGTGAGATCTGTGAAAAGAAGTTCTACACCATGGCCCATGTGCGGAAACACATGGTTG CACACACGAAGGACATGCCGTTTACCTGTGAAACCTGTGGAAAATCGTTCAAACGCAGCATGTCTCTCAAAGTCCATTCCCTGCAGCACTCTGGAGAGAAGCCTTTCCGATGTGAG aacTGTGACGAGAGGTTTCAGTACAAGTACCAGCTGCGCTCGCACATGAGCATCCACATCGGGCACAAGCAGTTCATGTGCCAGTGGTGCGGCAAGGACTTCAACATGAAACAGTACTTTGATGAGCACATGAAAACACACACTG GAGAGAAGCCCTTTATCTGTGAAATCTGCGGGAAGAGCTTCACCAGCCGCCCAAACATGAAGAGGCATCGCAGAACTCACACAGGGGAGAAGCCCTACCCGTGTGACGTGTGTGGCCAGCGATTTCGCTTCTCCAACATGCTCAAGGCACACAAGGAGAAGTGCTTCCGCGTTACCAGCCCTGTCAACGTGTCAACTGCTGTCCAGATCCCACTGTCCACCACTTCTCCTGCCACCACGGTCCCTGCTGTAGTGAACGCACCCACTGCCCCGACTCCACCCATCAACCTGAACCCCGTCAGCGCACTTCCTCCGCGCCCCATTCCCCACCCGTACTCACACCTTCACCTACATCCTCATCCTCACCATCCGCATCACCTCCTGGTCCCTCCAGTTCCGCATTTACCCCCTCCTCCGGCTCTGTTTAAGAGTGAGCCTTTAAATCACAGAGGCCAGAGCGAGGACAACTTCCTGCGGCACCTGGCAGAAAAGAACAGTTCGGCACAGCACCACTAA